A stretch of the Acyrthosiphon pisum isolate AL4f chromosome A2, pea_aphid_22Mar2018_4r6ur, whole genome shotgun sequence genome encodes the following:
- the LOC103309302 gene encoding tigger transposable element-derived protein 4-like, with protein MGKKRKSNILSISDKVRLIQLVEKGDRKKCEIAKEFNIPPNTLSPIIKQKEKIMKFNCGNMKKMRMTRYLDIDKCLLKWFTQCRDKNIPLNGTILLEKSKRICTTTRTHYNFKASSGWLTNWKKRHDVVFRTVCGEKASVDTHCCSNWIKNLPDVLTGYSSNDIFNVDETGLFFKCLPDKTLMLKGKECSSGNYVF; from the coding sequence ATGGGAAAGAAGCGTAAATCAAATATTCTTTCAATTTCGGACAAAGTTCGTTTAATACAGTTAGTTGAAAAAGGTGACcgtaaaaaatgtgaaatcgCTAAAGAATTCAATATTCCACCAAATACATTATCGCCAATTATTAAACAGAAAGAGAAAATAATGAAGTTCAATTGtggaaatatgaaaaaaatgaggATGACTCGTTATTTAGACATTGATAAATGTTTGCTAAAATGGTTTACTCAATGTCGAGATAAAAACATACCATTAAATGGAAcaattttacttgaaaaaaGCAAACGAATATGTACAACAACTAGGACACACTATAATTTTAAAGCTAGTAGTGGATGGCTTACAAATTGGAAAAAAAGACACGATGTAGTTTTTCGAACTGTTTGTGGAGAAAAAGCTTCAGTAGACACACATTGTTGTTCAAATTGGATTAAAAATCTTCCTGATGTCTTAACAGGTTATTCttctaatgatatttttaatgtcgATGAAACGggcttatttttcaaatgcttaCCAGATAAAACATTAATGTTAAAAGGTAAAGAATGTTCGAGtggaaattatgtattttaa